Below is a genomic region from Alkalinema sp. FACHB-956.
CTTTGCATCAATTAATCGATCGTATCCCCCAACTTCTTCAATATGAATCGGTGGATTGCGTAATGGCCAAGGGATATGATTGGCTTCCGCAAGTTCAGCAATTACAAAAACATCTTGCTTCCCTTCAACAAACAGTATTTTCGGATGTTGATTAGCCATTCCCTAACGAACCTCAATCCCTTCTTCCACCGCGATCGCCATTTGTTGCGAATCAAATGTTACCGAAGATGACTTCGCTTTTTCAATGCGGTGAATCATGATTTCATTCTCTCCAGCCATTTCCGATTCCGCCATTTCCGCCAGACTCTCCCAACAATCTCGGCTATGGGTGGTTGCAAACACTTGCACATTAAGTTTTTGTGCCGTTTTCCAGATCATCTTCCACATATCTAACATGGCTGTGAAATGCAGCCCTGTATCAATCTCATCCACTAATAGAATGCCACCTTTAGTACACACAACACTTAGCGCCAAACCCAACATGCGCCAGATGCCATCACCCATACTACCGATCGGAAGAGGTTGCTGCTCATCGCGTCGCTTAATAACGAAACCTCCACGTTTTGCAGAAACCATACGATCAATCCCCAAGGAGGCAATTCTCTCAATTTTGGGATCAATAGTTTGCAGCGCTTGAACAATATTATCTTCTTCAGGTGTGAGAACAACTTGGTCGAAAAGCTCAATCATTTGAGGAATCAGCAATGAAGATGAAGTAATAAACTGCACCTTAATAGATGAACTTTTTATAGGCTTAATTCGCATCCTTCTGGAGTAGTCTGAGCGAATTCCTCCATCAGCAGATAACGGAATCTTAAGTTCTTCTCTGTCTCCATTGAAAGACCAGGTCAAAACCAGTTCTACATCACGAGTCAGTTCTTCATCAACCAGATCAACCAAAAGAGTTTCTTGCTTGAATTCATGAATTTCAATTTTTGCAACTAATTCTTCAGCAGATCCATCTGTCATCACCGAAATTGTAAAAGATTGATCTAGTACTAACTCATGCCCATGAAATAAATGTCTAATATCTAGTTCTCGACTACCACTTCGTTCTTCTGTGCGAGAAACCTCACCTCTTTCTACCATCGTTTGTGTGACAGAGGCTAAATTAGCTCGTGATTGTAAAAGTTGAATTGCTTCTAAGATTGAGGTTTTACCACTATTATTTTCGCCGACCAACAAGTTAATTCGTCCAAGCTGTGTCAGCTCGAATGATTTAAAGCTTCGGAAATTCTCGACTTTAAGCGATTTGAGCATTGGCTCCCGACCTAAATAGCACCTTCGTTTTGGTGAGTTCGCTAACAACATCTTGATTGTAGCAATGCCCATACAAAAAGCACGATCGAGTTCTTTTGGGATCTCGATCGTGCTTCATAATTCAGCCTAAAACGTTAAACAACGCTTTCAGACTCGTGACTTGGAATTAGTAATCGAAGTCGCCCATGCCGCCTGCGCCACCAGCGGGAGCCGCTTCCTTCGGTTCAGGCTTGTCTACCACGATGCACTCAGTGGTCAACACCATTGCCGCGATCGAAGCTGCATTTTGCAGTGCGCAACGAGTCACCTTAGCGGGGTCAACAATCCCTGCGCTAATCATGTCTACATACTCATTGGTCGCAGCATTGTAACCGCTGTTGAAGGGCATTTCCTTCACGCGCTCAGCGACTACCGCACCGTTTTGACCTGCGTTTTCAGCAATCCGCTTCAGAGGAGCCGTCAGCGCGCGGGCAACAATCAGCGCCCCGGTCAATTCTTCTGCTTGCAGGTTACCCGAAGCCCAGGTTTCCAATTCGGGAGCCAGGTGGGCCAAGGTGGTACCACCACCGGGGACGATGCCTTCTTCAACCGCAGCCTTGGTTGCGTTGATCGCATCTTCCAGACGCAGCTTACGATCCTTCATTTCGGTTTCGGTCGCTGCACCGACTTTCACCACAGCCACGCCACCAGCCAACTTAGCCAGACGCTCTTGCAGCTTTTCCTTGTCGTAGGAAGACTCGGTTTCTTCCATTTGACGACGGATTTGCTCAACCCGTGCCTTGACTTGCGCTTCGTTACCTTCAGCAACGATCGTTGTGGTGTCCTTGGTGATCGTGATGCGACGAGCTTTACCCAGCATGTCCAGCTTCGCAGCATCGATCTTCAGACCTGCATCTTCGGTGATCAGCGTCCCGCCGGTCAGCACTGCGATGTCTTCCAGCATAGCCTTCCGACGATCGCCAAAGCCAGGAGCCTTCACAGCTGCAACGTTCAGTACGCCGCGCAGACGGTTCACCACCAGGGTTGCCAGGGCTTCCTTCTCGATGTCTTCAGCGATGATGACCAGAGGACGGCCCGCCCGAGCCACTTGCTCCAGCACAGGCACCAAGTCTTGGACGAGGGCAATCTTCTTGTCAGTGATCAGGATGAAAGGTTCTTCCATCACTGCTTCCATCCGCTCGGTGTCGGTGGCGAAGTAGGGAGAGATGTAGCCTTTCTCGAAGCGCATCCCTTCGGTCACTTCCAATTCGGTGGTCATGGACTTCCCTTCTTCCAAGGAAATCACGCCTTCTTTGCCCACCTTGTCCATGGCGCTAGCAATCATGGCACCCACTTCTTCGTCGTTACCGGCGGAGATGGAACCCACTTGAGCGATCGCCTTGGAATCTTCCACAGGACGAGCCTGTTCCTTAATCTTGTCAACCAGGAAGTTGGTCGCCTTATCGATCCCTTTCTTCAGCAGGATTGCATTGGCACCCGCTGCCACGTTGCGCAGACCTTCTTTAACGATCGCGTGGGCCAGTACAGTTGCGGTGGTGGTACCATCCCCAGCGGCATCGTTAGTCTTGGACGCTGCTTGACGGATCAGGGAAACCCCGGTGTTTTCAACGTGATCTTCCAGTTCAATTTCCTTGGCGATCGTCACACCATCGTTGATGATTTGGGGTGCGCCGAACTTCTTCTCCAGCACCACGTTGCGACCTTTAGGCCCAAGGGTCACTGCAACGGCTTCTGCCAGGATATCCATGCCTTTTTCGAGGGCACGACGAGCATTTTCGTTATAAATAATGCGCTTAGCCATGGTTCAAGTCTTGTCTACTTCTGAAGGGTCAATAAAAAGCGGAAAAATGCAATTGAGGACTTGAGAATTGGGAATTGAGAATTCGAAACGTAGATTCTCCTTTCCGTCTTCTCCAGTACCGATTTACTTGCCGATTGACTACTGCACAACGGCCAGGATGTCACGCTCAGTCAACAGAACGTAGTCGTCGCCACCCAGCTTGATGTCGGTGCCAGCGTACTTGGAGTACAGGACTTTGTCGCCCACTTTGACTTCCAGTTCTTGGCGAGAACCGTCATCATTGCGCTTACCGGGGCCAACTTGCACGACTTCACCGACTTGAGGCTTTTCCTTAGCGTTGTCGGGCAGGATGATGCCGCCAGCAGTCTTCTCTTCTGCTTCCGACACCTTCACAAAAACGCGATCGCCTAAGGGTTGAACAGTAGACACGCTCAAAGATACGGCTGCCATACAAAGTCTCCAAACTCTCTATAATCTTGTGCAAACAATAACGTTCACAGAGTGCGGTGACAGGCTCAAGTTCCAACTCGCTCAGACGAATATTCAGTTCAACTGCGTCTGTTCAAGAAGGTCAATTCCTGCGGGTCACACCTGTGGACGATGACTGGAAATTGGGACTTGGATTCAGTCCCCGACTACCCAGTCTATCGGAGTTTGGACTCAAAATTAGCACTCCCAACTCCTGAGTGCTAATTTAACGAAGCTTGATGTTCGATGCAACTGCGTAAACTGTACGGCTTCCCGAACTGAGCGATCGGCGTTCTAGGGCAGTGGGCCTGAGTGTAGGTCACGGGTTTCGGTTACGCCCCTGTTTAGGGACTGACTTGGATCAGTCATTTAGGGTCTTCAATCAGCGCATTCATTCAGTTCACTTAATCAGTTGACTCAACCCGTTCATCAAAATTGTCCAATTTAGGGCTGAAATTAGCTCGGTTTACAGTTCCCTATTTCTTTCCCAGTAGGTTTATGTAGTTTCCGTAAAGATACGCCCATCCCCAGGACATACACCGAGGCCCCTGTGATATTAATTACGTATGGCTTCTATGAGGTTGATTTCAACTCCGTCAATTCTCTGAATAGGCTTGGAGTCGTGAAAAAAACTTCTTAGCAGACAACTGAGTGTAGCAAAGGCGTAGGGTGAGTAATTGCTTACCCTATTTTTTTTGTGTTTGAGCGTGGCTAGTTCGCGGGGGCGTTGCTCACCGGCTGGACGATAGCCTTGAAATGAAACCCCTTCCAGCCCAGCCAGCAGGCGATCCATCTCGTTACCCGCCCCGAACAATTCCCTGCGAATCTTCCCTGGCAATCCTCTCGCCTGAGGGGCCGTTCACCCGCAGATTCCCTCACCAAAATTTTCTATTTCTGCAAAAAATGTTGTATGTAAAGACACGTTGGGCACAATGCTTAAAAGAGATATAGCTTCTATAAAGTCTACGTGTAACTACTGGCAGCTATGTGATTAATGTGTCATCTTTTAAACAGGAAATACGGAATTCATCCGAACTATTTTTAGGATTGCTCCCGCCCCCAGAGCCTCTGCCTACATCTCTTCCTTCGGGAAAAGATTTCACACGAAACCATTCAGTTGATCGTTGCAAGAGGAGCATGACCATGAGTTACAAATTTTCCTGGATTATCGCTAGCAGCCTGTTCGCCACCCTAGCGTCGATCGCCCCCGCCCAAGCCTTCACGACCTTTACGTTTAATACCAGCTACTCCCCCAAGCCAGCGGATCCAACAAAAGATATTAAGTTAGAGTCTGTCACATTGGGTGACACTACTGTTAGTTCTTTTAACTTGGTAAACCGCGCAAACATTTTGGTTAACAATCTGCCCGCCCAGCCCGGTCAATCGGTGCAAGGCCCTGGCAGCAGCGATGCAGGCACCAATACCGGCTCCGATCCGCTCTTGCCGGAAGGCCCCGTGGTCGAAAGTCCGACGGAAGCCAATATTGTGGCGAGCTTAGGTAACCTCAACCTCAATAGCATCATTGATACCGAAGATAAGTGGGGTACCTCCAGCTTCAACTTGTTCTTCGATCAGCCTTCGGATCACTTCTTCCTCTATGAGCGGGGAATGAACAGTGATTTGTTGGTGGAAGCGATCGATGCATCGGGCAATTTGCTGGGTGAGTCCTTCAAAATCACCCGCGATTTGTGGACGAGTGCAGGTTACTCCATCATGACCCACGAAATTGCGGATCAACCGAAGCCGCAAGCGGTAGGTTCCTTCGGCCTCAGAACCAAAACCACGATCGCAGGTTTGCGACTCACCAGCTTCAACAGCAATCCCAACAGTTTCAATGGGCCAGACTATAAAGTTGTGGCTGCGAAGGTGCCCGAACCCACTGTGCTGCTGGGTCTAGCCATGGCAGGCGGCAGCTTACCGCTACTGCGTCGTCGGAAGCTGGCTTAGTTTCTCAATTCTTTTCGGCCTGTCGTCTTGATGTTCCCTGTGTTTGTTTTGATTGCCTAATCTGTTGTATTTCGCCTGCTGTCAGTAGTTTATTGGACTTCAACATCGGTTCAAAATTCAACATCAGTTCAAAGTTCAATATCAGTTCAAAGTTCAATATCAGTTCAAAATAGGAGGTGGGCTAGGCTACGGAATCCCACTGGAGAGTAGCAGGTGTTCAAAGCTAAAACGATAGCATGAGCCTTGCATGATCGCCCTTCAGGGGACGGTCTACAGTTTGGATTCCGTATGCCACTTATCAATGGATCATCAATAACGCATCAATTTGAGCAACGTGAATGATCGCGATGATGAGATATCGAACATTCATCACTGCGAAGAACGGGAGGAGATACAGCGCGGATCGAGTAGGGTCGCTTTTTCCGGTTCGCGCGGAAACCATGCGGCGGTTCGTTTACAGACCTCCACTAGCATCAGCATAACCGGGACTTCGATTAGCACACCGACCACGGTTGCCAGAGCAGCGCCCGAGTTGAGTCCAAATAACATTACAGCCGTTGCGATCGCGACTTCAAAATGATTGCTTGCCCCAATCAATGCCGCCGGAGCCGCATCCTCATAGGATAATCGCAGCTTTAATGCTGCCACATAGGAAATCAGAAAAATAAAGTTGGTTTGTAGAAACAATGGAACTGCAATCAATAAAATGTGCAAGGGATTGTTAACAATCAGCTCTCCTTTGAACGCAAACAATAAAATCAGCGTAATCAATAGCGCAGAAATGGCAGCGGGATTGAGGTACTTGAGGAATTTTTGCTCAAACCAAACACGTCCCTTGTGTCGCAAAATCCAGTACCGGGAGTACATTCCAGCGATCAAGGGTAAGCCTACATAGATCGCAACCGAAAGCGCGATCGTTTGCCAAGGAACGACGAGATCATTAGCAGCTAGTAACCACCGCCCTAACGGTGCATACAAAAACAGCATCGCCAGAGAGTTCACAGCGACCATCACTAAGGTATGACCTTGATTGCCGTAGGAGAGATAGCCCCACATCAAGACCATTGCGGTACAGGGTGCAATCCCTAGCAAAATTGCGCCTGCAATGTAGGAATTGGACAGGGCAATTTCCGTTCCGCGAATCATCTCCGTTCCGCCAATCAGAGGGCGGAATAGGCCCCCCAGAAACAGTTGAGCAAATAACACCATCGTAAACGGCTTGATCAACCAGTTCACGACCAGCGTCAGAATCACAGGTTTGGGAGTGCGGACGGCTTGCTTGGCCTGGGAAAAGTCAATTTTGACCATGATGGGATACATCATGAAGAACAGGCAAATCGCGATCGGAATCGACACCTGATAAATGCTCATTGCATCTAGGGTCGTTGCGATCGTTGGAAACAGTCGTCCCAGGACAATTCCAATCCCAATACAGAGAAAGACCCAACCCGTCAGATATTTCTCAAAGAAACTAAGATGACTTCCCGCCTGTATTGGGGGCGTCGATCGAGGATGAATACCCATTTGCTTAATCTCCACCTTTTGCTTTCCAGGCAATGGCTTTATTGGGGCGGGGCGTTGGCAATTTCAAGGAAATCAATGCAGCCGCTAAAACAAACGCCGCTGAGGTCCATAAGCATCCCACCAGTCCGGCCCATTGATAGATCAAGCCTGATAGAACCGTGCCAGCGAGCCGTCCGCCGGAGTTAGCCATGTAGTAAAATCCAACGTTCAACGCAACCTTATCGTCGTCGGTGTACGCCAGAACGAGGTAAGAGTGAACGGCAGAGTTGAAGGCAAACACCACCCCAAATAACATTAAGCCCACCACGATCGCATAGTTGGGATTGATGCCAGCAATCAGCGCGATCGCAATCAGCGCCGGAACTACGGTTAACGCAAACGTCCAAAATCGAATCGTACTGGTCGAAGGTGGACGACCTGAGCCAAATCGTTTAATTAGGGTTGGGGCAGAGGACTGAATGATGCCATAGCCAATCACCCACAGGGCCATAAATGCACCGACTTGATAGAACGACCACCCCAATGGCCCGCGCAGAAAGACGGGTAAGCCAACGACAAACCAGATATCCCTGGAACCAAACAGAAAGAATCGTGCGGCTGATAAAACGTTGATTTCGCGACTCTTAGAAAATAGTTGGTTAAACTTCACCTTCGCTTTGATTTTGCCCATACCCCTCGGTAACATCCAGCCGGTGAACATGAGCACAAACAGCCCGCCCGCCATCAGCCAGAGTGAACTCACAAACCCGATCGACGCGAGTAATACAGCGCCTAGGAAAAAGCCCACCCCTTTCAGGGCATTCTTTGATCCCGTCAGAATTGCGACCCACTTGAAGAGTGACGATTGCGCATCCTGCGGCACCACCAATCGGATCGCACTCTTGGAACTCATTTTAGTTAGGTCTTTGGCAATGCCCGAAAAAGCTTGCGACACCATCACGTAACCCACCGCAAACCATTGCGCCCAGTTGCGATCGAGAAACGATAACATCACCAGCGCAAAGATTTGTAGCCCAATCCCAGCGTAGAGCGTGACCTTCAGCCCAAGTTGTGATCCGATCCAACCGCCTAGAAAATTAGTGACAACGCCAAACACTTCGTAAAACAGGAACAGAAACGCAACCTGTAACGGGGAGTAGCCAATCTCATAGAAATAGAGCAGGACAAGCAGTCTGAGCGCACCATCGGTAATCGTGAACCCCCAGTAGGCCAGCGTCACGAGAATGTAGTTTTTGAGATTGGCACTAGAAGCCGTGGTAGAAGACATAGAGTTACTTCAGACGGGTTAGTTCAAGCGAGTTAGTTCAAGCAGGTTAGTTCAAGCAAGTTAGTTTAAACTGAGGGCAACTTTGCGAGCAAGTTCAACCATGCGATTGGAGTAACCCCATTCGTTGTCGTACCAAGCGAGGATTTTCACTTGGGTTTGATCAACCACCATGGTGGAGAGGGCATCAATGATCGAGGAGCGCGGATCATCTTTGTAATCGATCGAAACTAACGGGCGTTCTTCATAGCCCAAAATGCCTTTTAACGTGCCTTCAGATGCTGCTTTTAGCAATTGATTAACTTCTTCAACCGTGGTCGATCGAGCGACTTCAAAGACACAATCGGTGAGTGATGCGTTTAGTAATGGAACACGAACCGCAAGACCATTCAGCTTGCCATTCAATTCTGGATAGATTAATCCGATCGCGGTTGCTGATCCGGTGGTGGTGGGAATCAGTGATAAATTGGTTGCTCTAGCACGACGGAGATCTTTATGGGGTGCATCCACGATCGTTTGCGTATTGGTATTATCGTGAATCGTTGTAATGACACCATGCTTGATCCCCAGTCCTTCGTGAATTACTTTCACCACCGGCGCAAGGCAATTGGTTGTGCAAGACGCCGCTGTCAATAAATGATGCTCGTTAGGCTGATACAGGTGATCATTGATGCCCATGACAATATTGAGTGCGCCTTGTTTGACAGGAGCTGCGACAATGACTTTTTTCACACCACGCTTGAAATAGGGTTCAAGGGTTTCTGGGGTGCGAAATTTGCCAGAACATTCCAGGACAATATCCACCCCGTAATCTTCCCAAGGCACATCACCCGGTTTCGCATACTCGCTGAAGGTAACGGGTTTGCCATCAATGAGAATGCGATCGTCTCCTGCTGCCACATCTGGTGTCCAGCGACCATGCACCGAGTCGAATTTCAGCAAATGGGCCGCCGTTTCTGCTCCGCCTTTGACTTCGTTGATATGAACAAACTCAAATTCCGACCAGCCCCAAGCAGCCCGAAAATCTAGCCGTCCGATTCGACCAAATCCATTGATTCCAACCCGTATAGTCATGTGGTTTACCCTGAGAAATTGCCGCTATATATCAATTTAATTTAGTGTAAACCCCAAGGCTAATCTTTTCAAGGAATTAATATCAATACTCTTGAGAAGAATACATCTAAAAAAATTGTTTAATTCCCAAGAATAATTGTTGGTTGGCTAGCTGGTTGGTTAGCTGGCTGGCTGGCTGGCTCAAGTGAGCTTCTAGAATACGGCTTGCTTCCGCAGCAATTCACTGATGGTTAAATCTGGCTGCGGCACCCCCTCAAACACAGTTCCGACTTTGCCCTGGGAGAAGTGCAGATTCGTCAAGCGATAGCCCTCATCCGGCAGTGGGATGTAGCCAACCTGCGGAACCAGTTGTTTCGCATTGTTGAGGTAGTAGGTCACAAAGGCTTGCAGTTCCGGCTTGTGTTGAACCGCAACGATGTTGACGTAAATGAATAGGGGACGAGAGAAGGGGCGATATTGGGCTTTTTCCACCGTTTCTCGTGAGGGCAACACTGCGCCTCGGCCCTTCCCCGGATCAACCGCTAAGGCTTTGAGTTGGCTGTGCTTGGCTTCATAGTAAGCAAGACCAAAGTAGCCCAGGGCATTCGGGTCTTTCAGCACACCTGCGACCAGTTCATTGTCATTTTCACTAGCGGTATAGTCTGTCCGGCTTGCTTTGGGATCCCCGATCGTCACTTCGTTGAAGTAATCAAACGTTCCAGAATCTTTGCCTGCACCATACAGCTTGAGCGGTCGATCGGGATAGGAAGCACGAATCTGATTCCAGTTGGTGATTTTTCCCTGGGCAGCCGATTCCCAAATTTTCTTCAGTTCTGCGACTGTGATATCGTTTGCCCAAGTGTTTTGCGGATTCACGACCACGGTGAGCGCATCGAAGGCGATCGGAAATTCATAGAAGCGAACACCCGCTTTTCCACAAGCTTCTATTTCTTCTTTGAGGATTGGACGAGACGCATTATTGATGTCCGTTTCACCCGCACAGAATTTCTTGAAACCGCCACCGGTTCCAGAAAATTTGAGGTCGATCGGTCCTGCTTTAGCATCGGTCGTTCTACGGTACTGCTTCACCATCAACTCAGAAATGGGAAACACCGTACTTGAGCCATCAATTTTGATACCGGGGGAAGGCGGCATCACAGGATTCTTCAGTCCTTGGGCCGCATTGGCTGCCTGGGTTTGAGCAGAGTCGGTGGCTGGATTGGAGGTACACCCTGCGATGCTCAAGGCCATCACCATGCAGGCACCCAGCAGACGTTGGAAGGAAATGAATGTTTGAAGGGTCATATTTGAAATGTCATCGTGTATCTCACCAATGGAACAGTGAGGAATGCACTAATCATTTCAAGTAAATTTGATGTTTTCAAGTGTTCTATAAAACATCAAGCGTTAAGAATAGTAAAAACCTGCTGGATTAAACGTCATCGCGACACTTCCGGGGGGGCAGGATGGGACTTAAGCGGCGAAATTCTGCTAAATACTGTTCTAAAACGACAAATTGAGCCAAATTCAAACTGTAGTAAACCCAGCGTCCTTCCTGTCTGGCCTGAACCAGCTGGGCTTCTTTGAGCGTCTTGAGGTGGAAGGAGAGCTTCGACTGGCTGACTTCGAGGGTTTCGCACAAATCACAAACGCAGAGTTCACGATCGCGCAGTAAATCTAACACCTGAACCCGTAAGGGATCAGAGAGCGCATGAAACCCGGCAACAATCATATTTGATGAAAACTCAACAGTCTTTGGCATCAACTTTTCTCGAAATGATAGGAGGGTTAGTATTCTCAGTGTAGTCTGCCTTCAGAGCGATCGGGAATCTGCAAAAGGATCGTCATCGGGAGGATTATAGGGATGGTCATCGAGATGGTCATTGCGCTAGGTAATCTTCGGTGATTCTAGGTGGCGACCTCTGATCTGTTGCAAATCTTCCGGTGTAGGAGTTTCTCCCACCGTGTAATAACCTGCGGCTTTTTTGGCTTCCATTTCGACCCAAGCATCCGCCGGAATGCGATCGTCCGGCAACGGCACCCGCTCTACGACCGTAATTCCCGACTCCACGATCGCCTGATACTTCATATCACTCATGGACACGAGGCGATCGATCCGTTGCACCCCTAACCAATGCAACACATCCGGCATCAACGCCTGAAACCGTGCGTCCTGCACCCCCGCCACACACTCCGTCCGCTCAAAATAACCATCGGCCCGATCGCCCGATCGTTTCCGCGCATTGTAAACCAGATATTTTGTTACCTCGCCCAGCGCCCGTCCTTCCTTGCGGAAATAGACCACCAAGCCCGTGCCCCCCGCCTGTGCTGTTTGAATACATTCCTCAATGCCATGCATCAGATAGGGCCGACAGGTGCAAATATCCGAGCCAAACACATCCGACCCATTGCACTCATCGTGGATGCGTACGGTTAAGGAGCGAGTCAAATCCCCGATCGCCGCCACCTCACCCAGAATATAAACCGTCGTCCCGCCGATCGGTGGCAACCAGATTTTCAAATCAGGCCGACTGATTAACTCCGGAAACATCCCCCCCGTTTGATGGTGCAACGCTTGGCGCAACGTCGCCTCCGCCACCCCCAGCCGTTCCGCCACCCCCGGCAAATACCACACCGGATCGATCGCCACCTTCGTTACCCGCACGTCCCCGGACTCCAGCAACCACAGACCATCCGGTTGCAACCGCCCCGCCGTCATCGCCTGCTGGACTTCCGGCAAATTCAAATGGGCCTGGGTAATCGCGATCGTCGGTTGAATGTTGTACTCCTTGACGATCAACGGCGCAAACACCTCCGTCACCCGTGCGCCCCAGGGATCCAATGAGACAATGCGCCGCCGACTACACCAGGCCGGATTGGGGGGAATCTGGACGATCGGTTCCGTCTGACTCAAATCGCTGCGGTGGTCAGGACTCAGTTGTCCCGTAGCCACGGCCAACGCCCGATAGACGCTATAACTGCCGCCATGGGTACCAATAACATTGCGGTGCTTTGGATTCGTCACCGTTCCCACGATCGCACCCCGTTCTAGCGGATCGCAAGCGCCCCACCGGATGCGGGGCTGCAATCCAGCCAGTTTCAGCGAAGAATTTTTAGGAGGAAGCGGTTGGCTGACCATGGGTTA
It encodes:
- a CDS encoding metalloregulator ArsR/SmtB family transcription factor yields the protein MPKTVEFSSNMIVAGFHALSDPLRVQVLDLLRDRELCVCDLCETLEVSQSKLSFHLKTLKEAQLVQARQEGRWVYYSLNLAQFVVLEQYLAEFRRLSPILPPRKCRDDV
- a CDS encoding GTP cyclohydrolase II → MVSQPLPPKNSSLKLAGLQPRIRWGACDPLERGAIVGTVTNPKHRNVIGTHGGSYSVYRALAVATGQLSPDHRSDLSQTEPIVQIPPNPAWCSRRRIVSLDPWGARVTEVFAPLIVKEYNIQPTIAITQAHLNLPEVQQAMTAGRLQPDGLWLLESGDVRVTKVAIDPVWYLPGVAERLGVAEATLRQALHHQTGGMFPELISRPDLKIWLPPIGGTTVYILGEVAAIGDLTRSLTVRIHDECNGSDVFGSDICTCRPYLMHGIEECIQTAQAGGTGLVVYFRKEGRALGEVTKYLVYNARKRSGDRADGYFERTECVAGVQDARFQALMPDVLHWLGVQRIDRLVSMSDMKYQAIVESGITVVERVPLPDDRIPADAWVEMEAKKAAGYYTVGETPTPEDLQQIRGRHLESPKIT